One Aegilops tauschii subsp. strangulata cultivar AL8/78 chromosome 2, Aet v6.0, whole genome shotgun sequence genomic window, TATGTAAGTAGATCATCCCAACTCCCAAGGTTATACACTAAGGATGCCCTGCAGATGTGGTttgcgacgacgacgacgacataGCTGGGTTGTCCGTGTCCGAGTTAACGCCGCCCGTGTCGCCGCTCCTCGGGCCTTCCGACTGCCTACTCGACTGCTTTTCTAAGTGTGGCTTCAACCCTGATGGCAGCGTCGCCGTCCGAGCGTATACTTGGTTCGCGCTTCCGGGAGCAACATTGGTTGCATCTGCTGctgccgcggcggcggcggcagcagcggcaTACTCCTGCTGGGGAACCCAGATGCAGCTGCCCACCACGAAGAACTGCGGCGCGGGCTGAGTTGCGGCGGTGGCGCCGCTCTGGGCCGTGGAGCTCGGCCGCCTTGACGTGTGCAGACGATACTTCTGAAACCCAATGCAACAAATGTGAGCTCAGACTCCATGTCTAATTAACAGCACTAAGCAAGATGATGTGCCGGGTTAACTAGGGCATGGCTCCTCTCTGTCTCATCAAGAAGCACTGACCTGCAAATGGCTCTTGACCTCGTCGTTGGTGAGGCCGTCAACCTTCATCAGCTCCCGGATCTGCTTCGGTGTCGCCACTGTGTGTACGGCACCAATTAAATTTTGTTAAGCAACTTCGATTTTTGATGAGGTGTTTCGTGTTTGTGAGCTGGTAGGATATCGCAAAATAACCAAAGGGAACCAACCGTGGGACCCGCCCAGCTGCTGCAGTGCTTGCAGGAACCGTCGGTGGAGCTCCGGCGCCCAGCACCGCCGTGGCTTCCGGTTAGGCTGCGAATGCCCCTCTTTGTCTTTGTCTGTGTCTTTCTCAGTGACATCCTTGCTGTCCTTGTCGTGCACCTCAGTGTCGCTGGTGGCCTTGTCGCCGCTGTCTCCGACCAACGCCGAGCTTGCCGGTGCCGTGGTTGACGAGGCCGGCAGCTCAGGCTCGGGCTGCTTCTCCTTCTCGAAGGGGTGGAACGCTCCCCCGGTCCTGGTGGCGTTCAGCGCCACCGGTCTGCATGGCAGCACCTGGTAGAGTTCATCGGGAGATGcatcagcaagacttcaataagTCCCCAATGTTCGGAATTTAAGCATGTCATCCCCAACGTTTTTTGATGGATTCCAATTTTAGTTGCTGCGAGGCGGCAACTTTAGTTGTTAACACATGGCAACTTCGTTTCAATTTTTGTCAAAAAATTATCATGTTTGTCAACATCGCGCCTTAACTAAAGTTGCTATGAAAAAAGTTCGGATTAGCATTCTTAAAAAtcgaacgttcgggatttatctaTTTCGTTATCTTTTGATAAAGTACTAGAAATAAAAAGAAACACAGCAATCTGTATTTAGAttttgggataattagatttatgcccctagttgtgtcccactcatctgttttacccctaattcccaaaagtcaccggttctgtccaagtcactttgctcctcttatgcttttgccctttgaccgtttgaccgtcagtttgaaaacttcataacttattcatactaaatcagaaaaatgcaaataagataccaaaatgttcagaaaaacatcacctatatgtcagtgtcatttgcattcatgaaaaagtgttggaaagtgcacatccgagttttagctcttttgataccatcATGAATAGTAAactttaaaaaaattcaaaacaaatatggtggcaaagaacgacaaatgttttaagtgattgccaagtttcattagggaacgacattcgtggaagtcgtggcaaaaaaataatctattttggagtgctgattggtttttttgccgcggcacccacgaatgttattccttgatgaaacttggcaggcacataaaacatttgtcattctttgccaccaatatttttttaaatttttttaaacttttttagattttactattcatggtggtagcataagagctaaaactcggatgggcactttccaacacttttttcatgaatgcaaatgacactgacacataggtgatgttttttgaacattttggtatcttatttgcatttttctgatttagtatgaattagttatgaagttttcaaactgacggtcaaacggttaaagggcaaaagcataagaggagcaaagtgacttggacagaaccgatGACTTTCGGGAATTaagggtaaaacagacgagtgagACACAACTGgaggcataaatctaattatcccttagATTTTAGCTACCTTTTGAAGAGATGATGATTGCTGGGGCTCGCTCCAGGTCGAAAGCTGCGCGGACTGGAGCCAGTCGGGCATCGCCTTCTTGGTCtccggcgtgggcggcggcgtcTCGGCCTTAGCGTTTGAGACCGGCGCCGCGGCGTGGTGGTTGCTGGTCTCGTCGTCGGAAGAGGACAAGGACAGGCTGGGCTTGAGCGGGATGAACTCCTCGAGCACGGGCCCGCCGTGGTCGCTTACCGTCTCCTCGCTGGCGGCGCCGCCCATCTGGCTCTTCATCCCCTCGATTGCTGCAGACATATCACAGGATCACACACACATACGCGCGCCTACGTACTCCTTAATTAGATCGAGCTAGCCAACGTCGAGCTGATGGCGAAGGCGGACGTACTCTGggtgacgaggtcgaggcagagGGGGAGCTCGCGCTGGAAGACGTGGATCTTGCGGCGCTCTTCCTCGAGCGCGAGCAGGTAGTCCTGGAGCCGGCGCCGGGCGCCGTCGcagtccgcctgcgccggcggcacctccatctccatctccatcgcCGCCTCAGCTCTGGTCGGACGGATGGCTGGATTGATCCGCACGGAAAGAAccaggaagagagagagagagaagggggGAAACGGGACGGGGAAggtgcggaggaagaagaaggaaggaaAGGAATCGTCGTCGGGGCGTCGCGTATATTCCTACACGGGGAGGGAAGGCGGAGTGATGGGTGGATAGGGACGGGCAGGATATTCGGGGAGGGGATTCCCATTCCGTTGTGCGGGGCGGGGTGTGGGGCTGCATGCAGGTTTGTTTACTCGAGTGGGTGAGCGGGGATAAGGCCGACGACCGGCGGGGAGAGGACACGGGGGACGCGGGAGGACAGGACAGACAGGAGGATGCCGCGGATCCGCCGGGGCGATGCGGAATCTCGATCCCGGCGGGGCCGACGACACGACACGCTGGACCGACGGAGCGGGGCACGGGAAGATTCCCGAGAGATCCCGTGCTCTCCCGCTACGAGGACTCTCGTCTCCGGTGCATCTTGTCCTCGCGCTCTCTTCCCTGCCTGGCTGGCGGATCTCTCGTTCCATAAACGAAGAGGAATATCCGGACGCTATTCCATTTTCATAGGTTGGTCAGCTCAGTGCTTCTTCACCTGAGGAGGATCACCAAGGGCATGTTTATGTTTGGTCGCATGCATCTATTTTCGGTACTCTGCAACTGTGGCCCGACTCAGCCAGGCTGAGTGCCTGAATACAGGTAAATAAATAATTTTTTCATATAGTTTATTAGTTGTCTGCATTCACTACAGTCTGGCTGAACAGCAACATAGGCACTGGTGTTTGCTTGCGTGCATGTTTTACCCAGATGCGAAGTGTTGTTGCTTGGTTTACACACAATATAGGGTGAATAGGTGAGGTTACCAACACATACACACAACAGCATAATAGTCACAACATAAACCATTAGCACAAGATAAACCAAAACCATACTTCATCATAGCAGCACTAACAGGCAGGTTCATGATAGTACCAAAGCAGAGATAacaagttttttttttcaaaactatcaTGTTTTTTATAGCAAAGTCGGAAACTATAGCACCCAATGCAAAAAAAGTCAAAACTATGACCTCGCCGGCCTCGTGTGGGCTGAAGAGGGTGTTTTTGGTCGGTAGTTGGCCGAAAAGGACTCTTCCGTCACGCATTGGCCGAAGAGATCCGTAGCTGGGCCGAAAAGGCCTTTTTGGTCAGCAGTAGGTCGAAAAGTACTCTTTGGCTAGCAGTATGCCGAAGAGTCCCTGGGGTCCACCTTTTCGCGTGAACGGGAGGCCGAAGCTGCATGGCTCCGCTCTTCGGCTTATGTTAGGCCGTAACGGTTTTTTTTAATCTTGACTTATGAATGTTGTGCAACCATTGCCCGTCTTAGACATTGAAAAAATATATTTTCCCGCAACTCGCTAAGATCAACCCCCAACTCATTATATCGAACATCAGCAGCCTGTAGTAAACTGTCCAATTTACTAATTCAGACATTTTCACCTGTCAGACATTGCCATCTTCTCATTAATCACAACGAACACAATTATTACCTGCTACACTAACTATCCGCTAAATGCCACCACCGACAAATTAACACTCATATTCGCAATATGACTTATCTGCACTAACTAAACTATACAACTCAGAGAAAATTTGTGAGGACATGGTTATACCTTCGACGCGTGTGTCCCCAGCTTCTTGCTCCTCTCTTCAACTCAGCAGCACTGGCCACCTCGCGGAGTACTTGCACCACCGGACAACGACAGCACCACCGACGCCCCCTCGACGACTGGAGGTTCAACTCCGGATACAACCCAAGTCGCACCTCCTCCTCCACAACTGCTGCTCCTCCTCACCACCACCTCATTCCCAACTGCACCTCCTCCACCCCACCATGACTCCTCCCCAAACGCACAAAAAAACTATCCCATAGCAAAAAAACAATGTAGGTCATCGAGGATTGCTACGATCTACCTATTATGTGCCTTGGATGTGAAAATGGGTGGAAAATGGAGGAGATCGACCGGGGGGGTGAGGTACACAAAGaagaacagagagagagagagagagagagagaggaagaaacAGAGGCGACCAGACGAGAGGAAGGCTTTTTTTTTCTTCAAGATGGGCAATGGTTGCACAACATTCATAAGTCCAAATTAAAAAAAAACATTTCGGCCTAACATAAGCCGAAGAGCGCAGCCATGCAGCTTCGGCCTCCCGTTCACGCGAAAAGGTGGGCCCCAAGGACTCTTCAGCCTACTGCTAACCAAAGAGTACTTTTTGGCCTACTGCTAACCAAAAAGGCCTTTTCGGCCCAGCTACGGATCTCTTTGGCCAATGCGTGACCGAAGAGTCCTTTTCGGCTAACTGCCGACCGAAAACACCCTCTTCGGCCCACACGACGCTGACGAGGTCAtagttttgaatttttttgcattGGGTGCTATAGTTTCCGAATTTGCTATAAAAACGtgatagttttgaaaaaaaatcgagaTAACACCCTAAGCACCCTTATGCCTTACCATCCATGTCAATGCTTTGTGGTGCGGCTTGCACTTGGCCACCACCTCACCGCCTCGTCGTTGAAGATGGCCACCTTAAAGTTCGCTAGACTCATCAGCTTGAAAGTGAGAAGGCACCTGATCTTGAAAACATGAGCTACACAGAAGGCGGCCCAACCCTTCTCAAGGGTGACCTTCCATGTGCACCCATTGTTCGTCGCCAGCGTGAACGATGTTGGGTCGGGGACGAGGTGCTTGTTGAAGACACAGGGAATCTGCAAATACTCCAATTTTGGACAATCTTGTAGAAGTGTGTTGGATGGCGTCCTCATGGAAATGACTGTATTTCTTAACCCTCTTCGGGGCATTGCCGATCCCCTCCCCCTCCTTGCCATCCAGATTAATTGCTATGTCTAACTAAATATGTTCAAGGTGGGGGTTCATTGGAGGATCACAAAGGTTGACATATATAGGGCTTATAAAGATCGGTGACTTGAGAGAATAATTTAAGGGAAGAATTCAAGTTAAGGTTTCAAGAAACCAAGATGGGGCATGAAGTAAAGATGTTGTGTAAGTGCATCTaatgccacccctagttggttttggagtattgacgacaaacgtggttgaggactaatgtgtttgtgagaattgcaggagaacacaggtagaagtccctcattgattcggtttacctatcagagatgacccctaaaaatgcatgaagacattgaagacaatgtgGTTCACGAAGACATACACGTCGAACATAATCACGTGTGAAGACATTCGCTTGAAGACAATGGAGTGCGAAGACGTAATCtctttcgtagtttcattttcttctatcttgagtcataggaaccaccgaacTTTTATGTGGGGTCCAAGTGAATAAAATGAGAAAACTGACATGATGCTCaacccaaatcctatgtcttcgagcgaagacaaatgagagaaaatcttatcctgtgttggataagtcagctttatttgtagcccaagtcaagctgccgcgtgagTCTGgaatccgaccgttggacacgtgtcagttccttagtgacccagggtcatttcagacatatcatattgacacgtctccatcgtatctataatttttgattgtttcatgccaatattataccactttcacatacttttggcaactttttatatgatttattggactaacctaatGATCCAGtgtccagtgccagttcctgttttctgcatgttttttgtatcgcagatgATGACGGGAAAATGGCGGGCGTGAGAATACGCGTCCACGTCATTGATACAGAGTTAATAATTTAAATGCGTAGATGCATACAATAAAAATAGGATCAAACATTGCAGGTACTTTATTTCCAGAACTCTTACATTTACATAAAAGATCTGTTAATTACATCTCCAAAGAGAAAACCCCTGATTAAGAATTCCAACATATCTATTACATAGCATCACAACACATGAGTACTACAAAATGTAGAAATAAAAGAAGACTACAAAATGTTGAAATAAAAGTTCTCCTCGCTGTCTTCGACGTCGGCGTACTCGGAGAGCCTTGAACTTCATCTATGCTAACATATGCGTTGCATAACATTCATAATTTGACAATGTTCATCCATATAGCACGTTCATGCCTAGCTCATTAACCATCGCAAATATGTAGTGGTTGTCTTTTTAGTCATATGAAGATCTATTTAATGGTTAACTAGCCGGGCTAACGTGCGTATGTGCAATATGGGGCATAACTCTTTTTATGAGTTAATTTTGGCACGCATGTGATTTCTATGTGCATGCCTGAAATAGAGGAATATTTGATTTACTTTATAGCAACGTATATAGCGTTGCATCGAGCCATCATATGCAAGGGCTATACGAAATTTGGTGATGACATATTCAATTGCACTATGCCATGTTTAGTGCAATCAACATAGGCTATGACCCTAGTTAAATTTTGTAGATGCATGCACCTATATGAAAGGAATGCATGGTTTGATTTTAATTTATCTGAGAGATTATCTTATGCGACTAAGTGAATCTAGTCAAATATTTATATGGGTTTGAATCTCAAGTGCATGAGAATATTTTTTTTATAAAGTTTCACTTCACTGTATTAGTACTAACATCATGTAGCAACTTCGTGCCCATGTGTAGCATAACCAAGTGAAGTATGTTGATTTCTTCTTGCTTGTATTATCACCAACGTAGCACAAACTGTATGCTCATAGTGTAACCAAACAGAAGTATATATCAGTTTATATTTTGCATGGACATGATGAAGTATATGACAATTCTCAAAGTCTGGATATATGAACCTAAACTATGGAGAGCAAAAGTCATGTATATTTAGTAATCATCTGTGCATGGCTTTGTTTCACATGGGTTTTCACTAGTACAAAATTCGAGCATATGATGCTACTTCTTGAGACTAATGAACATACAACTGCATGCACCAAGTTTACACCCTATACTGATGCATTTAGGGGTCTAGAACAGAATAGGACTTTATGAAACCAAGTCAATATGAGTTTTATTTCTATCCCTGATTTGTATCAACATGGGATGCAAGATCACCATGAGACCAAATCAAGATAGACATATTTTTGTTCTTGAATTGTATCAACATGGGATGCAAGATCGCCATGAGACCAAAACAAGATGAGCATTTTTTTGGTCTTGACTTGTATCAACATGGAGATGCAAGATCACCATGAGACCAAAACAAGAAGAATTTTAGTTGCATCGTGTGCACTTAGTTTGCATCATTATAGGATTGAGGAGTGATATATGACCACTAGGCATGTCATGCATTATCTTGATTTGTATCAGCATGGGATCAAGATCGC contains:
- the LOC109784493 gene encoding transcription factor NIGT1 produces the protein MEMEMEVPPAQADCDGARRRLQDYLLALEEERRKIHVFQRELPLCLDLVTQTIEGMKSQMGGAASEETVSDHGGPVLEEFIPLKPSLSLSSSDDETSNHHAAAPVSNAKAETPPPTPETKKAMPDWLQSAQLSTWSEPQQSSSLQKVLPCRPVALNATRTGGAFHPFEKEKQPEPELPASSTTAPASSALVGDSGDKATSDTEVHDKDSKDVTEKDTDKDKEGHSQPNRKPRRCWAPELHRRFLQALQQLGGSHVATPKQIRELMKVDGLTNDEVKSHLQKYRLHTSRRPSSTAQSGATAATQPAPQFFVVGSCIWVPQQEYAAAAAAAAAAADATNVAPGSANQVYARTATLPSGLKPHLEKQSSRQSEGPRSGDTGGVNSDTDNPAMSSSSSQTTSAGHP